One genomic window of Haloferax mediterranei ATCC 33500 includes the following:
- a CDS encoding ArsR/SmtB family transcription factor, translating to MEAVLWYVLTGTRGGENRVRILKTVEEQPRNANQLAETLDLDYKTIRHHLDVLMDNDVVQRSGDDYGAVYLPSQRCRANWETVETIVDRID from the coding sequence ATGGAGGCTGTCCTCTGGTACGTACTCACGGGAACTCGCGGGGGTGAAAACCGTGTGCGTATTCTCAAGACCGTGGAGGAACAGCCACGCAACGCGAACCAACTGGCCGAGACGCTCGACCTCGACTACAAGACCATCAGACACCACCTCGATGTACTGATGGACAACGACGTCGTCCAGCGCAGCGGCGACGATTACGGCGCGGTCTACCTCCCGTCGCAGCGATGCCGCGCCAACTGGGAAACCGTCGAGACGATTGTCGACAGGATAGACTGA
- the tgtA gene encoding tRNA guanosine(15) transglycosylase TgtA yields the protein MRDHFEIRDGDLAGRIGRLTVPRAGVTVETPALLPVVNPNIITIPPERLESEFGAEILITNSYIIKKNEHLQEEALDVGLHEMLDFHGAIMTDSGSFQLAEYGEIDTTTEEILQFQHDIGTDIATPVDIPTPPDADREQAEEDLEVTKQAIADAEVADTGEMLVNAPVQGSTYPDLREEAGRHASASDLDVFPVGAVVPMMNAYRYGDMVDAVAAAKRGLGVDTPVHLFGAGHPMMLALAVALGCDLFDSAAYALYARDGRYLTVRGTEHLEDLDYLPCTCPICTEYSPDDLRAKGSEKQEQLLAEHNLHVTFAELRRIKQAIRDGDLMELVEERARSHPAMLDGYRALLDHADLLEREDPASKGAFFYVSNESAHRPEVVRHHDRMDRLTAEGHVLLTEGGTPSGDEFDATWRVVPPFGPFPRALSETYPLTAEVPERLDRDAYEQAATGVSRLVEENPDATFTLAHNDWPASALELVPESVELEALSAVSERLAEEAADEEDASATSHDISADE from the coding sequence ATGCGCGACCATTTCGAAATCCGCGATGGGGACCTCGCCGGCCGAATCGGCCGCTTGACCGTCCCTCGCGCGGGGGTCACTGTCGAGACGCCGGCCCTCCTGCCGGTCGTCAACCCGAATATCATTACTATCCCTCCGGAGCGACTCGAATCCGAGTTCGGAGCGGAGATTCTCATCACCAACTCCTACATCATCAAGAAAAACGAGCACCTCCAAGAGGAGGCACTCGACGTGGGGCTTCACGAGATGCTTGATTTCCACGGGGCCATCATGACCGACTCCGGGTCGTTCCAACTTGCGGAGTACGGCGAAATCGATACGACCACCGAGGAGATTCTGCAGTTCCAACACGACATCGGCACGGACATCGCCACGCCGGTCGATATTCCAACTCCGCCGGACGCCGACCGCGAGCAGGCTGAAGAGGACCTCGAAGTCACGAAACAGGCTATCGCCGACGCCGAGGTCGCCGATACGGGTGAAATGCTCGTCAACGCGCCCGTCCAGGGGTCGACGTATCCCGACCTCCGCGAGGAGGCCGGTCGTCACGCTTCGGCGTCCGACCTCGACGTGTTCCCTGTCGGCGCGGTCGTGCCGATGATGAACGCCTACCGCTACGGCGACATGGTTGACGCTGTTGCCGCCGCGAAACGGGGTCTCGGCGTCGACACGCCGGTTCACCTGTTCGGCGCGGGCCACCCGATGATGCTCGCTCTCGCGGTCGCCCTCGGCTGTGACCTGTTCGACTCGGCCGCCTACGCGCTCTACGCTCGCGACGGGCGCTATCTGACGGTTCGCGGGACCGAACACCTCGAAGACCTCGACTATCTCCCGTGTACCTGTCCCATCTGTACCGAATACTCGCCGGACGACCTCCGGGCGAAGGGGTCGGAAAAACAGGAACAACTGCTCGCCGAGCACAACCTCCACGTCACGTTCGCGGAACTCCGCCGCATCAAACAGGCCATCCGCGACGGCGACCTGATGGAACTCGTCGAGGAGCGCGCCCGTTCGCACCCCGCGATGCTCGATGGCTACCGCGCTCTACTCGACCACGCCGACCTGCTCGAACGCGAGGACCCCGCCTCGAAGGGCGCGTTCTTCTACGTCTCCAACGAGAGCGCTCACCGGCCCGAGGTTGTGCGCCACCACGACCGAATGGACCGCCTGACCGCCGAGGGTCACGTTCTCCTCACTGAAGGCGGCACGCCTTCCGGCGACGAGTTCGACGCGACGTGGCGGGTCGTCCCGCCGTTCGGCCCCTTCCCGCGTGCACTCTCGGAGACGTACCCGCTCACCGCCGAAGTGCCGGAGCGACTCGACCGCGACGCCTACGAACAGGCCGCGACCGGTGTGTCCCGATTGGTCGAGGAGAACCCCGATGCGACGTTCACGCTCGCCCACAACGACTGGCCCGCGTCGGCGCTCGAACTCGTCCCCGAGTCGGTCGAACTGGAGGCGCTGTCGGCGGTCTCCGAGCGACTGGCGGAGGAGGCGGCGGACGAAGAAGACGCTTCTGCAACTTCGCACGATATCTCGGCCGACGAGTAG